One Prunus dulcis chromosome 7, ALMONDv2, whole genome shotgun sequence DNA segment encodes these proteins:
- the LOC117635736 gene encoding probable lactoylglutathione lyase, chloroplastic, translating into MVGIIPMASSIRPSLSTLRFAGASRLGLSLASFTPRRLACFHLASAVPQSQSFGLKASKLLRGDGKTIGVAAGGNAAQASTTATPENVLEWVKQDKRRLLHVVYRVGDLDRTIKFYTECLGMKLLRKRDIPEERYTNAFLGYGPEDSHFVIELTYNYGVDKYDIGTAFGHFGIAVDDVAKTVELVKAKGGKVTREPGPVKGGNTVIAFVEDPDGYKFELLERGPTPEPLCQVMLRVGDLDRSITFYEKAFGMELLRKRDNPEYKYTIAMLGYGPEDKNAVLELTYNYGVTEYDKGNAYAQIAVGTDDVYKTAEAIKLCGGKITREPGPLPGINTKITACLDPDGWKSVFVDNVDFLKELE; encoded by the exons ATGGTGGGGATAATACCCATGGCGTCCTCAATCAGACCCTCGCTATCTACGTTGAGGTTCGCTGGGGCTTCTCGCTTGGGCCTTTCTCTCGCTTCCTTCACTCCTCGGAGACTCGCTTGCTTTCACCTCGCTAGTG CTGTGCCACAGTCACAGTCTTTCGGTCTGAAAGCTTCTAAACTGTTGAGAGGAGATGGTAAAACCATAGGGGTGGCTGCAGGTGGGAATGCTGCGCAAGCAAGCACAACGGCTACCCCGGAAAATGTCCTAGAGTGGGTCAAACAGGACAAGCGGAGGCTGCTTCATGTTGTTTACCGCGTTGGGGATTTGGACAGAACCATAAA ATTCTACACAGAGTGCCTGGGAATGAAATTGTTGCGGAAACGTGACATACCAGAGGAAAGATACACCAATGCTTTTCTCGGATACGGGCCAGAGGATTCCCACTTTGTTATTGAACTCACTTACA ATTATGGAGTTGACAAGTATGATATTGGAACTGCatttggtcattttggtaTTGCTGTTGACGAT GTTGCCAAGACTGTGGAACTCGTAAAAGCTAAGGGTGGCAAGGTAACAAGAGAACCTGGTCCAGTCAAAGGTGGCAATACGGTAATCGCGTTTGTTGAAGATCCTGATGGTTATAAGTTTGAACTTTTGGAAAGAGGGCCTACCCCTGAGCCCTTATGTCAAGTTATGCTTCGTGTGGGTGATCTTGATCGTTCCATAACTTTTTACGAGAAG GCTTTTGGCATGGAGCTTCTTCGCAAAAGAGATAATCCTGAGTACAAG TATACTATAGCAATGCTGGGTTATGGCCCTGAAGACAAAAATGCTGTTCTGGAGTTGACATACAATTATGGGGTCACCGAATACGACAAAGGAAATGCTTATGCTCAG ATAGCTGTAGGCACAGATGACGTCTATAAAACTGCTGAAGCAATTAAACTCTGCGGGGGCAAGATTACCCGGGAACCTGGGCCCTTACCTGGTATCAACACAAAGATCACTGCTTGCTTGGACCCTGACGGTTGGAAGTCG GTTTTTGTGGACAATGTTGATTTCCTCAAGGAATTGGAGTGA
- the LOC117634538 gene encoding probable RNA methyltransferase At5g51130 isoform X2, with protein MCSKQKEKKGGEEREQQHVQNKSKKRKEICPYGNYKHYYGYRIGQELEEDPRLKVFKKEWFQGKDCLDIGCNSGIMTIQIAKKFCCQSILGVDIDANRIQDAYWHIRKFLKMEDARKVPGKSSKLEDANGSESSIKGSLKEERKEIPRNCCAEEKNLLDIVSFQKEDFVNTRDPPKKHYDTIICLSVTKWIHLNWGDDGLIALFTKVWRLLNPIGFKTVENVTSSVSGSKTGFNRPILVFRK; from the exons ATGTGCAGCAAacagaaagagaagaaggGCGGAGAGGAACGCGAACAACAACATGTACAGAACAAAAGTAAGAAGCGCAAAGAGATTTGCCCTTACGGAAACTACAAACACTACTACGGCTATCGA ATTGGTCAAGAACTGGAGGAAGATCCTAGATTGAAGGTTTTCAAGAAGGAATGGTTCCAAGGCAAGGATTGTCTCGACATTGGCTGCAATTCTGGAATTATGACCATTCAAATTG CCAAAAAATTCTGCTGCCAGAGCATTCTTGGAGTTGACATTGACGCCA ATCGAATTCAGGATGCATACTGGCACATCAGgaaatttttgaaaatggaGGATGCTAGAAAGGTGCCTGGAAAGTCTTCTAAGTTGGAGGATGCAAATGGTTCAGAGAGCAGTATCAAAGGTTCATTaaaggaagagaggaaggagATCCCAAGGAATTGTTGTGCTGAGGAGAAAAATCTGCTTGACATAGTATCTTTCCAAAAAGAAGATTTTGTTAATACTCGTGATCCACCAAAGAAGCATTATGATACCATTATTTG TTTGAGTGTAACAAAATGGATTCATTTGAATTGGGGTGATGATGGATTGATTGCATTATTTACAAAGGTTTGGAGGCTACTAAATCCG ATTGGATTTAAAACAGTGGAGAATGTCACTTCCAGCGTGTCGGGCAGCAAAACTGGATTCAACAGACCAATTTTAGTGTTCCGCAAATGA
- the LOC117634538 gene encoding probable RNA methyltransferase At5g51130 isoform X1: MCSKQKEKKGGEEREQQHVQNKSKKRKEICPYGNYKHYYGYRIGQELEEDPRLKVFKKEWFQGKDCLDIGCNSGIMTIQIAKKFCCQSILGVDIDANRIQDAYWHIRKFLKMEDARKVPGKSSKLEDANGSESSIKGSLKEERKEIPRNCCAEEKNLLDIVSFQKEDFVNTRDPPKKHYDTIICLSVTKWIHLNWGDDGLIALFTKVWRLLNPGGIFVLEPQPWKSYENNYKVSETTRTNYKNLKFHPEYFQDLLLDKIGFKTVENVTSSVSGSKTGFNRPILVFRK, encoded by the exons ATGTGCAGCAAacagaaagagaagaaggGCGGAGAGGAACGCGAACAACAACATGTACAGAACAAAAGTAAGAAGCGCAAAGAGATTTGCCCTTACGGAAACTACAAACACTACTACGGCTATCGA ATTGGTCAAGAACTGGAGGAAGATCCTAGATTGAAGGTTTTCAAGAAGGAATGGTTCCAAGGCAAGGATTGTCTCGACATTGGCTGCAATTCTGGAATTATGACCATTCAAATTG CCAAAAAATTCTGCTGCCAGAGCATTCTTGGAGTTGACATTGACGCCA ATCGAATTCAGGATGCATACTGGCACATCAGgaaatttttgaaaatggaGGATGCTAGAAAGGTGCCTGGAAAGTCTTCTAAGTTGGAGGATGCAAATGGTTCAGAGAGCAGTATCAAAGGTTCATTaaaggaagagaggaaggagATCCCAAGGAATTGTTGTGCTGAGGAGAAAAATCTGCTTGACATAGTATCTTTCCAAAAAGAAGATTTTGTTAATACTCGTGATCCACCAAAGAAGCATTATGATACCATTATTTG TTTGAGTGTAACAAAATGGATTCATTTGAATTGGGGTGATGATGGATTGATTGCATTATTTACAAAGGTTTGGAGGCTACTAAATCCG GGTGGAATTTTTGTGTTGGAACCTCAACCTTGGAAGTCAtatgaaaataattacaaaGTTTCTGAG ACAACCAGAACCAATTATAAAAATCTTAAGTTCCATCCGGAATATTTTCAAGACTTACTTCTGGACAAG ATTGGATTTAAAACAGTGGAGAATGTCACTTCCAGCGTGTCGGGCAGCAAAACTGGATTCAACAGACCAATTTTAGTGTTCCGCAAATGA
- the LOC117634538 gene encoding probable RNA methyltransferase At5g51130 isoform X3, which translates to MCSKQKEKKGGEEREQQHVQNKSKKRKEICPYGNYKHYYGYRIGQELEEDPRLKVFKKEWFQGKDCLDIGCNSGIMTIQIAKKFCCQSILGVDIDANRIQDAYWHIRKFLKMEDARKVPGKSSKLEDANGSESSIKGSLKEERKEIPRNCCAEEKNLLDIVSFQKEDFVNTRDPPKKHYDTIICLSVTKWIHLNWGDDGLIALFTKVWRLLNPFKIIFIYSIPLLQDGLGQKV; encoded by the exons ATGTGCAGCAAacagaaagagaagaaggGCGGAGAGGAACGCGAACAACAACATGTACAGAACAAAAGTAAGAAGCGCAAAGAGATTTGCCCTTACGGAAACTACAAACACTACTACGGCTATCGA ATTGGTCAAGAACTGGAGGAAGATCCTAGATTGAAGGTTTTCAAGAAGGAATGGTTCCAAGGCAAGGATTGTCTCGACATTGGCTGCAATTCTGGAATTATGACCATTCAAATTG CCAAAAAATTCTGCTGCCAGAGCATTCTTGGAGTTGACATTGACGCCA ATCGAATTCAGGATGCATACTGGCACATCAGgaaatttttgaaaatggaGGATGCTAGAAAGGTGCCTGGAAAGTCTTCTAAGTTGGAGGATGCAAATGGTTCAGAGAGCAGTATCAAAGGTTCATTaaaggaagagaggaaggagATCCCAAGGAATTGTTGTGCTGAGGAGAAAAATCTGCTTGACATAGTATCTTTCCAAAAAGAAGATTTTGTTAATACTCGTGATCCACCAAAGAAGCATTATGATACCATTATTTG TTTGAGTGTAACAAAATGGATTCATTTGAATTGGGGTGATGATGGATTGATTGCATTATTTACAAAGGTTTGGAGGCTACTAAATCCG TTCAAGATAATCTTCATTTATAGCATTCCCTTGTTACAAGATGGCCTTGGGCAAAAAGTTTGA